From one Anaerolineae bacterium genomic stretch:
- the sufC gene encoding Fe-S cluster assembly ATPase SufC produces MTAELVIKDLHVSVGEREIIRGVNLTIRQGEIHALMGPNGSGKSTLAYAIMGHPHYVVTSGDILLDGESILGLEPDERARRGLFLAFQYPTAIPGVSLANFLRSAVSSVRGYKERARAGGNGNLTPGAELMPMREFRKELAEKMALLDIDPSFARRYLNEGFSGGEKKRAEILQLAMLEPRFAILDETDSGLDIDALRVVAEGVNRLVGPRMGVLVITHYQRLLNYIKPDFVHVQLDGRIVLSGGPELALKLEEKGYDWLREMYGE; encoded by the coding sequence ATGACAGCAGAGCTGGTGATCAAGGACCTTCATGTCAGTGTGGGTGAGAGAGAGATCATCCGAGGTGTGAACCTGACGATCCGGCAGGGTGAGATCCACGCCCTGATGGGGCCCAATGGATCCGGCAAGAGCACCTTGGCTTACGCGATCATGGGGCATCCCCATTACGTAGTGACGAGCGGCGACATCCTGCTTGACGGCGAGAGCATTTTGGGGCTAGAGCCCGATGAGCGGGCGCGCAGGGGCCTGTTCCTAGCCTTTCAGTATCCGACTGCAATCCCAGGGGTAAGCCTAGCGAACTTCCTCCGCTCGGCTGTGAGCTCCGTCCGTGGGTATAAGGAGCGGGCACGCGCTGGTGGTAATGGGAACCTGACGCCGGGCGCTGAGCTGATGCCCATGCGCGAGTTCCGTAAGGAGCTGGCCGAGAAAATGGCCCTCTTGGATATCGACCCGTCGTTCGCTCGCCGCTATCTAAATGAAGGGTTCTCCGGGGGTGAGAAGAAGCGGGCCGAGATCTTGCAATTGGCCATGCTCGAGCCGCGGTTCGCCATCCTTGACGAGACCGACTCGGGCTTGGACATTGATGCCCTGCGCGTAGTAGCCGAGGGTGTGAATCGGCTGGTAGGCCCCAGGATGGGCGTCCTTGTGATCACCCACTATCAGAGATTGCTAAACTATATCAAGCCCGATTTTGTGCATGTCCAGTTGGATGGTCGCATCGTCCTCTCTGGGGGGCCAGAGCTTGCACTGAAGCTGGAGGAGAAAGGATACGACTGGTTGCGTGAAATGTATGGTGAGTGA
- a CDS encoding DeoR family transcriptional regulator gives MPYLGRDEGPAMAVIRLLQKRGSASVKEIEAALGVTTTAVRLQLSNLQAEGLVAARIVREGVGRPHYEYYLTEKARSLFACYCDELALSLYEELLNEVGTAKVKELLGRVRHRLALRYRGQVQGELLDQRITQLAALLDQRGILADVEAHDDGFILREYTCPYHDLALEHREICEMEREMIAHVLGAEVSLTRCMVDGHVGCQFNVSYAAAPTQPPVSE, from the coding sequence ATGCCATATCTGGGACGAGATGAAGGGCCTGCCATGGCGGTGATCCGCTTATTGCAAAAGCGGGGCAGTGCCAGCGTCAAAGAGATCGAGGCAGCACTAGGAGTCACCACGACCGCGGTGCGACTACAGCTTTCCAACTTGCAGGCTGAGGGCCTGGTGGCGGCGCGCATCGTGCGCGAAGGCGTAGGGCGCCCCCATTACGAGTACTATCTGACGGAGAAGGCCCGCAGCTTGTTCGCCTGCTACTGCGATGAGCTTGCCCTGTCCCTGTATGAGGAGCTTCTGAATGAGGTCGGGACGGCCAAAGTGAAAGAGCTATTGGGGCGCGTACGCCATCGGCTGGCTCTCCGATATCGTGGGCAGGTGCAGGGGGAGCTATTGGACCAGCGCATCACCCAGTTGGCTGCCCTTTTGGACCAGCGGGGGATCCTGGCAGATGTGGAAGCGCACGACGATGGGTTTATCTTGAGGGAGTACACCTGCCCGTATCATGACCTGGCCTTAGAGCATCGCGAGATCTGTGAGATGGAACGGGAGATGATCGCCCATGTGTTAGGGGCAGAGGTCTCCTTGACGCGATGTATGGTAGATGGCCATGTGGGCTGCCAGTTCAATGTGAGCTACGCGGCGGCGCCAACTCAGCCACCCGTATCAGAATAA